One part of the Rutidosis leptorrhynchoides isolate AG116_Rl617_1_P2 chromosome 1, CSIRO_AGI_Rlap_v1, whole genome shotgun sequence genome encodes these proteins:
- the LOC139854259 gene encoding protein ALP1-like — MEVEDLLNSQSESEESVANNDSAESDSDEDLIQDGYNTLNYLDSLDAMGQEDEARNSRTIFRRRRLQRDRIDTGNYLYNDYFSDNPTFPGDYFRNRYRMSKSLFNRIGHAILSYESQPKPDYFQYFDQRFDATGQLGLNIFQKRTSAIRQLVYGIAPDAFDEYLRMGASTSRDCLNNYCKCITHMFAREYLRKPTEEDVRRLHANHLEMHGFPGMLGSLDCMHSAWENFPVVWQRRYHRGDHEGPTIMLEAVASYDMWIWHAFFGPKGSNNDINVLNESELFEDLLDGRAPEVRYTINGHEFTKGYYLVDGIYPEWATLVKSFKCPLEPKNIKFKRFQEAARKDVERDFGVLQGRWAILKHPARPYSINKIRRIMYTCVILHNMITEDNERNICGLEEDYLRNRENMLRRTWQKRVEIQDRVDRAMRDRRAHHILRNNLIEHIWTLSDDYIVRNN; from the coding sequence atggaAGTGGAAGATTTATTAAATTCTCAGAGTGAAAGCGAGGAGAGCGTGGCGAATAATGATAGCGCAGAGTCCGATTCCGATGAAGATTTAATTCAAGACGGTTACAACACGCTTAACTATCTCGATTCGCTTGATGCAATGGGCCAAGAAGATGAAGCTCGAAATTCTCGTACAATTTTTAGAAGACGTCGGTTACAAAGAGATCGGATTGATACCGGTAATTATTTGTACAACGACTATTTCTCGGATAATCCAACATTTCCGGGTGATTATTTTCGAAATCGATACCGAATGAGTAAGTCATTGTTTAATCGTATTGGTCATGCTATTCTATCATACGAATCTCAACCGAAACCCGATTATTTTCAATATTTTGATCAACGTTTTGATGCAACCGGTCAACTCGGTCTCAATATTTTTCAAAAGCGTACATCGGCGATACGTCAATTGGTGTATGGCATTGCGCCTGATGCATTCGATGAATATTTACGCATGGGCGCATCTACGTCTCGTGACTGTTTAAACAATTATTGTAAATGTATTACTCATATGTTTGCGCGAGAATATTTAAGGAAACCAACTGAAGAAGATGTTCGTCGATTGCATGCCAATCATTTGGAGATGCACGGTTTTCCGGGGATGTTAGGTAGTCTTGATTGCATGCACTCGGCTTGGGAAAATTTTCCAGTTGTGTGGCAAAGGCGATACCACAGGGGTGATCATGAAGGACCAACAATAATGCTCGAGGCGGTTGCGTCCTACGATATGTGGATTTGGCACGCTTTCTTTGGTCCAAAGGGTTCGAACAATGATATTAATGTTCTTAATGAATCGGAGTTGTTCGAAGATTTATTGGATGGTCGAGCTCCGGAGGTTCGTTACACTATCAACGGGCACGAATTTACAAAAGGGTATTACTTGGTAGATGGCATATACCCAGAATGGGCAACACTTGTCAAGTCGTTTAAATGTCCACTTGAgccaaaaaatataaagtttaaacgTTTTCAAGAAGCCGCGAGAAAAGACGTGGAACGAGATTTCGGTGTTCTTCAAGGTCGTTGGGCAATACTAAAACACCCAGCAAGACCTTATAGTATCAATAAAATACGTCGAATCATGTACACTTGTGTTATACTTCACAACATGATCACCGAAGACAACGAGCGCAACATATGTGGCCTCGAAGAGGATTATCTCCGAAATCGAGAAAACATGCTGCGACGTACTTGGCAGAAAAGAGTTGAGATCCAAGATCGGGTGGATCGAGCGATGCGAGATCGAAGAGCGCATCATATCCTTCGCAACAATTTGATCGAACACATTTGGACACTCTCAGATGATTATATTGTTCGAAACAATTAG